In the Buchnera aphidicola (Thelaxes suberi) genome, CTCGTTTTTTTTATAATTTAATGATGTATATTTTTTTATTACTAAACGGTCATTTGTGGATGATTAATATAATTATGCAGAGTTTTTATAGTATTCCTATTAATTTTACATTAGTTCATAAAATTTTTTATATAAAAATAATATATTTATTTTATTTTGTATTAATGCAAAGTATAGCCTTATCTCAACCTATTATTATCTTAACTCTAACATTAATTTTCGTATTAGCTTTTTTAAATAAAACAGCTCCTCAGTTTTCTTCTTTTTCTATTTTTATTCCAATGTCCTTAATAATTGGATTATATTTAATACATAATGGTGCATTAGAATTTATTAATTTTTTTGTTAAATATTTTAAATTTTTTTCTAACATAAAATATTATCTTCATGTAATTGAATAAAAAAAATAAAAACAAAATATATAAAATATTAAAATTGTTTTTATTTTTTTAAGTCTTTAGTTTTTTTAATTACTATTTTAATTTTACTTCGTTATATATACAGTGCTTCCTTACTATAGGATCATATTTTTTTAATTTTATTTTTTCTGGTGTATTTCTTTTGTTTTTAGTAGTAGTATAAAAATGTTTACTTTTAGTAGATACCATTTTTATTTTTTCTCTTGCGCCTTTTGCCATTATTATTACCTATTTATTTTTTTTTTTTTTTTGATTTTTGTTAAAGAAATTTATTTTTTTTAAAACATAATCAATTCCTTTTTTATCAATAAAACGCATTCCTTTTGCGCTAATTTTTAATTTAACAAATTTTTTTTTCTCTTTGATCCAAAACTTATGTTCATGAAGATTTAGCAAAAATTTTTTTTTATGAGCATTCATTGCATGTGATCTACTATGTCCAAACAAAGCTTTTCTGTTAGTAATTTGACAAATATGAGACATATTAATAACCTTGTAATGTTTGATAAAATTATATATTTATTAGATAAAAAATTATTTTTTTTTCTAAATATTAATAATATTTAAAGTCTTAGTGATACAATAAATAATATTATTTATTAAATAATAAGGATAAGATTTTTATAGTTAAAAATATATTTCTATATAAATAAAATTAAATAAGAACATGTAAATATTATGAATATTTTATTTATATAAATAAATTATTAATTTGATTTATATTTTTTATATCTCTCACAAGAAAGTGTTATCTCTTTTATTGCAGATTTTTTATTTTCCCATCCAATAATTTTAACCCATTTTTTTTTATCTAATTTTTTATAGTTTTCGAAAAAAAATACTATTTGATCTTTTAAATATTGAGAAACGTCTGTAATCTCTTGTATGTTACAGTATTCTTCAGATATATTATCATGAGGTTTCATTAAAATTTTACAGTCTTCTCCTTTTTCATCAGACATTTTTAATACCCCGATTGGCATACATTGAATAATACAATTATAAAAAAGAGGATAAGGAGTAATTATTAAAGCATCTAATGCGTCTT is a window encoding:
- a CDS encoding flagellar biosynthetic protein FliR, which produces MHEYNYTLQLQTNIIFFLLLFVRIITFLFTIPLFGDQYVNKKINVYLALCLSFIALFFIPYDDLLQLNFLLIIFLCLKQILVGFLLGFVIKLIFSIAFIAGEIISAQIGLSFANFFDFNARLNLSLMSRFFYNLMMYIFLLLNGHLWMINIIMQSFYSIPINFTLVHKIFYIKIIYLFYFVLMQSIALSQPIIILTLTLIFVLAFLNKTAPQFSSFSIFIPMSLIIGLYLIHNGALEFINFFVKYFKFFSNIKYYLHVIE
- the rpmG gene encoding 50S ribosomal protein L33 — its product is MAKGAREKIKMVSTKSKHFYTTTKNKRNTPEKIKLKKYDPIVRKHCIYNEVKLK
- the rpmB gene encoding 50S ribosomal protein L28, translated to MSHICQITNRKALFGHSRSHAMNAHKKKFLLNLHEHKFWIKEKKKFVKLKISAKGMRFIDKKGIDYVLKKINFFNKNQKKKKNK
- the ppa gene encoding inorganic diphosphatase — translated: MNANKSYLVTVEIPYKSNPVKYEIDKKTGLLFVDRIMPTTMFYPTNYGYINNTLSSDKDALDALIITPYPLFYNCIIQCMPIGVLKMSDEKGEDCKILMKPHDNISEEYCNIQEITDVSQYLKDQIVFFFENYKKLDKKKWVKIIGWENKKSAIKEITLSCERYKKYKSN